CATCATTATTATAAGCTTCATTCATAATGGTTGCATATTGTGTTCCATTTAATAAATCAAGCTTTTTAGAAGCACTTCCCACCCCAAAGAACCCATTGTAAGAAAGGTTTAGCTTTCCTTTAGTTCCTTTCTTGGTCGTAATCAAAATTACCCCTTTCGCAGCAGATACTCCATAAATTGCAGCCGATGCTCCATCCTTAAGAATTTCCATGCTTTCAATATCAGACTGATTCAGCCAGCCAATATTGTCTACTACAATTCCATCTACTACCCATAAAGGATCATTACTTCCGGCTCCAAAACTGGTAACACCACGCACACGTACTGTAGGAGCTGTTCCCGGTTGTCCGGAATTGGAAACTACAGAAACACCGGCAGCCCTTCCCTGAAGTACCTGCTCTGGTCTCCCTGCTGCAGGTGCATCTTCAATATCGGAAGCTTTGATGCTAGATATTGCTCCTGTTACGTTACTTTTTTTCTGAGTTCCATACCCGATCATAACGATCTCTTCGATTTTATTCTCTTTAGAGGCGGAATCTTTCTTGGTTTGGGCGCTGAAACTAGCTGTGAAATAAAGGACGGCAACCACTCCTAAACTTCTTGATATTCTTATGTTCATATACAGTCATTGTTTTAATTCTCAAATTGAGACAATAAAAATATATTTTTTTTCAATTAATTAACATTAGATTAACAAATATTTTAATATTTCGTTTATTATTGAGGGTTAAAAGCCATATCTTCGCATCAATTATTCACAAAAAGCTATAAAAATTCAATAAAGTTAATACCCAAAATGACCGCTAAGCTTTCTAAAATTTCTTTTCCCTTAAAATTGACCTTTCTTATTTTTTCCATGGTATTAAACTGTATGGGACTTATTATTCTCCAGCTTGCAGATACCAATATTACCTATGGAGAGCTTGGATTTTTGGAATCTTTCAAAGACCTGCCTATTGCATTTATCTCTTTATTTGCAGTAAGCTTCATCAATAAACAGGAACTAAAAGAGCATTGATAGCAGCTTTGGCTATTGTAGGGTTTTGTTCTTGTCTGCTTCCCTTTATAGAAGAATTCTGGTTTTACAAAGTATGGTTTGCCATTATTGGAGCCTGCTTCGCCATTGGTAAAATATGTGTTTTCGGAATTATCAGGAACAATATTTCAGATGAAAAATCATTGGCGAAAACAATGAATAGTGTAGAGGCATCCTTTATGATAGGAATATTTGTTGTTAATACAGGATTTGGATGGCTGATCTCCAGTCAGTATTCGGAATTTTGGAGGTTTGGGTTTTTATTGATTGCCGTGTTATCTGCCATTACAATTTTTTTACTTTCAAAAACAGAAATAACAGAGTCTGCACCGAAGAGCAACCAAAGTATTTTTTCAGAGTTATCCGGCTTTACAACACCTGTAGTTGCTCTATTTCTTGCCGTGATTTTCTTTATTGTTTTTGTAGAACAAGGATTTAATTCATGGCTACCCTCTTTTTATAAGAATCATCTGAAAGTCAATTCATTTTTTGCTCTTCAGGCAACTTCCTTTCTCGCCCTTTTTTCATATGCAGGAAGAACTGTTACTGCTAATATTATTCGTAGATTTTCATTATCGAAATATTATATTTCATGTATTTCTTTAATTGTAGTATTACTTTTGGTTATTTTAGGAATTCAATATACCGATTCTGAAGACTCAAAAATGATTCTCTTTTTATTTCCGGTAGTAGGATTATTTCTTTCACCCCTCTACCCAGTTATCAATTCAAAAATGATTGCTGTAGTAGATAAAGAAAAAATAAATCTGTTTACCTCACTTATTGTTATTTTCTCTTCTCTAGGGAGCTCAGTGAGTTCCATTATCATGGCTGTACTTTTTGGAAAGCAACTGTTGAATTTTTATCCTTTATATATTTTATGTTCTGTAATTCTTCTTTTTGTGGTTAGTTTGATATATTTTACTGTCTCAAAAAGAAAATATAGAAAATAGTTTTATTTTTACAACCATGAAAATAAAAGACACAAAAAGCAAAGAAACACTTCAGGAACTGATCGACACAAAAGATTTTGTTGCTCATATTTCTGTAGACTGTACGATATTCGGCTTTCACAATAATATTCTGAAAGTCTTGCTATTAAAGTATCACGATCTGGATCTATGGTCACTTCCGGGTGGTTTTGTTTTCAATGATGAAGACCTTCGGGAAGCTGCAGAACGGGTTTTGTATGAACGAACTCACCTTAAAGGGTTATTTTTAAAACAATTCCATACGTTTGGAAGAATAGACCGTACAGAAAATAACGTTCACCAGATCCTGCTTAGAAATAAAGGAATAGAAGTTCCCGGGGATCACTGGATCTTTCAAAGGTTTGTTACTGTAGGATACTGCAGCCTAATTGATTTCTCAATGACCAATACTTTTCCGGATGCTTTTAATGAAAGCTGTGAATGGTTTGAAGTGAACAATCTTCCCAAGATGGCATTCGACCATGACAGAATTATAGAAACCGGACTGGAATACCTGAGAATGAATATCAATACAGAAGTAGCAGCCAGTAATTTATTGCCTGAAAAATTTACGATGAAGGATCTCCAGGCTCTTTATGAAACAATTTTAGGACAAAAATTCAGAAGAAATAATTTCCAGCGAAAAATATTAAGCCTTAATATCCTGGACAGGTTAGAAAAATTATACGATGGGTCTGCGAACAAAGCTCCCTATCTGTATAAATTCAAAACCAAGGTACACAATTCCACCAATCAGTATCCTATCTCCAATGATGAGGAGGCGTAAAATATAGATTTTATCCCGAAAACAGGAAAAATCAGGATTATCTGTTTGAAAACCAGCCTTTAGATAAGTTTTCAAAAAAATTTCTCAAACACCACGAAAAATGTTATTTTTAACAAAATCAAAAAATCATGTCATATTATCCTCTTACAAGCATCCCTGATTATTATGGAATTGATGCTTTACTTACTGAAGAACACAAACTGATTCGTCAATCTATCAGAGATTGGGTTGAAAGTTTTGTAATGCCGCAGATTGACCAGGCAGCACAAAATCATACTGACCTTCCTGGCCTTATGAGAGAATTAGGAAAAATCGGAGCATTAGGTCCGTATATTCCTGTTGAGTATGGTGGTTCCGGATTAGATCAGATCTCTTATGGTCTTATTATGCAGGAGTTGGAAAGAGGAGATTCAGCAGTACGTTCAGCAGCTTCAGTACAAAGCTCTTTGGTAATGTTTCCCATTAATGAGTTCGGTTCTGAAGAACAAAAAATGAAATATCTTCCGAAACTGGCTGCTGGAGAAATGATCGGTTCTTTTGGATTGACAGAGCCTAACCATGGTTCTGACCCAAGTTCTATGGAAACCTACTTCAAAGATATGGGCGACCATTATCTTTTGAATGGTGCTAAAATGTGGATCACCAACTCTCCTCTTTGCGATATTGCTGTAGTATGGGCAAAAAATGAAGAAGGAAAAATACAGGGATTAATTGTTGAAAGAGGAATGGAAGGATTCACAACTCCGGAAACACATAATAAATGGAGCTTAAGAGCTTCCAAAACAGGAGAATTGGTATTCAACGATGTAAAAGTTCCTAAAGAAAATTTACTTCCGGGTGTTACAGGATTGAAGGGGCCTTTATCTTGTCTGAATTCTGCCCGATATGGAATTTCATGGGGAGTAATCGGAGCGGCTATTGATTGCCACTGTACTGCTGTTCAGTATTCGAAAGAAAGAAAGCAGTTTGGTAAGCCAATCGGTTCTTACCAGCTTCAACAGAAAAAATTAGCTGAATTCTTAACAGAGATTACCAAAGCTCAGTTATTATGTCTTCAACTAGGAACTCTTAAAAACGAACATAAGGCAACCCCGGCACAAATATCAATGGCTAAACGTAATAATGTAAAAATGGCGATTGACATAGCAAGAGAATCAAGACAGATCCTTGGAGGGATGGGTATCATGGGTGAATTCCCAATGATGAGACATGCTGCCAATCTGGAATCTGTGATTACTTATGAAGGAACTCACGACGTTCATTTGTTAATCACCGGTTTAGATATTACAGGTATTAACGCTTTCTAAACAAAAAAAATATAGAAATAAGAGTCTGGTCTTTGGATCAGACTCTTTTATTTTACTCACATTACAGAGAATTTAATATTCAATGAATAATTATTAATGCTTGAATATTTTTGTGAATTTATTAAAGTTACTACCTTAACACTAGTAAAAATTCACGATATGAAGAAAATAACGACTTTTTTAATAGGACTTACAGCGCCATTCTACTTTGCCCAACAGGCTGGTGACGTTGTAAGTGCCGAAAAGAAACTGGATTTAACGCCGCAGGGGGTCGTTAATTTCATTGCCAATAATCTTGGCGAACAAAATGCCCCTGACTTTGTAAGCTATCTCAATGGTTTTAATGTAGGTTTAAAAGGATATAAAATAACCTATTACACCAAAAATGAAAACAACGTTCTTGTAAAAGCGACAGGGCTTCTGATGTATCCTAATGTTAATATGAAGCTTTCCACAGTAGTCTCTGATCACGGAACTACCGACAACAGGAATAATGTTCCGTCCAATTTCAAAGGAACTTTAACAGCCGGATTCGTAGTGGAACTTTCTTATGTACTTAATGGCTATATTTTAATGGCTCCCGACTATGTAGGGATGGGAACTGGAGATGGTGTACATCCTTATGTAGATTATGCTACTGAGTCTGGTGCAACCATTGATTTTGTTACTGCAGCCAATAAGGTATTGGCACAATTAGGCATAAAACGTTATGATGAATATTTTCTGGCAGGCTACTCACAAGGAGCACATGCTGCAATGTCTACTTTAAAAAGGTTAAGTATTTCAAATCCAGGTAATCTGAAATTTAAATATGCTTATATGGGTGACGGGCCTTATGACATGTCTGAAACGACTTTAAAGAAAGGAGTTTTAGAAAAAGATATTTATCCCTTTAGTTCATTTTTAGCGAACGTACTTCACAGCTGTAATAATACAGGATTTAAAACGTACACTAATGATATTTCAGAAGTCATTTCTGCGGAATATCTTGATCGATATAATTATCATGTTGTGCAGGATAACGGAGGTTTATTATGGGGACCATTTCTTTGGAGAAAACTGTTTACAACCAATTTTGTAAACGAAGTAACCAATAATCCGAATCATAAATTCAGACAATGTCTGAAACCTAAAGATGTATACGACTGGTATAATAAAACTCCTATGACCTTGGGACATTCTACCGTTGATCTAGCCATTCCGCCAGAGAATACTTCCAAAACGATTGACGTACAACGTGGCTATTATTCGTGGTGGGATCTGAGCAAATACAAATTGGATTCTTTCTATTGGGGACCCATCGGCCATGTAGGCGGTATTGTTCCGTTTGTTCTGGCTTCTAATGCAAAATTTAATACCTTAAGAAGCGGCGGGCTTTTTAATGAACGGGCGGCTATAGGCTCTATTTTTGGAAAACAAGCGGCAAAAGCGTCTGAGGAAGTGCCTCCTCTGTTCTCCTCTCAGTTAAAACCTGACCTTGGAAATATGCAGTTAATGGAAGTCACTGATTTTAATAAAGAAAAAGCAGTAAGCAGAGCAGCCACAGACCGCAGTTTATCTTCTTTAAAAGATGGTGTGTATTTGTTGAAAGTGTCGGAAAACAATCAGAATAAGATGCTTCCATACATTAAGAACACCCCTAAAGAAGTAGCCGAAAATGAAATCGTTCAATCTGAAAACAATGCCGTTCTAAAATTAAAGATTGATCAAAATGAACTTTCTGCAGTACATATTTTTGATGAAAATAAAAATCTGGTGACAACCATTTCCAGAGATCAGTATCAGGAAAAAGGCGGAATCAGCCTACAGGATATGGATGCTCAGAAATATACATTCGAAGTAGTTACATCATATTATAATCTGCAATTCAGTAAAAATATCGGACACCGTACATTGGAAACCAGTACAGATATCTTTACCCAAAACAAACAGATTAAAGCCAGAGCCAATAATGACATTAAAAATATAAGTATATACCATATTTCCGGAGCGCTGATTCTTCAGCAGGAAGTCAATGCCCAACAATACGAATCAAGAAGTATGGAACCTGGAATTTATGTGGTACAAATGACTCTTTCTAATGGAAAAACAATCAATAAAAAAGTTAAACTATAGCATCTAATCCTTTTTATATATCATTTTCAAGTTAATTTTGGCACTCCAGCAATGGAGTGCTTTTTATTTTTTTTATAGACAATTATATTGATTTCATCTTTCTTTATTTCCTCAAATATTCAATATAAAAATGAAATCTTTGTGTAAAATTCTACATTAAGTTTTCAATTCATCTCTTTCAACAGAAATAACTCTAACAATACAAATTAGAAATAAAATTAAATATCTCATTTAAAAAACATCACAAAACACTAATAATCAATAATATAAATTAAAAACATCTAAATTTAAAAGATTTAATAACTATACATCTGGTGTGATCTTATAAATGACATTTGTCAATTATTTTAAATTATTCTAAATAAAATTAGATATCTTATTTAATGCCTCCTACCTTTGCAAAAGAATAATGCCAGATGATCCATAACGATCCCAAATTCCCTTTTAAAACACAAGTTTTTACATTTTTATTTCTTTTCACAACCTATTCAACAGTTCAAGCACAAGACAGATCTGCGGTCATTTTATTTGAAATAAAGAATAAACAATCTGAACCCATCAGAGATTCAGAAATCAAAATTATATCCAGTGAAAATAACTACACTGTGCCTACCAATGAAAAAGGGATTGCTACTCTATCAGTAATTCCTGGTCAGTATGTGATTGAGATTCGTAAAAATGGGATGATAGAATATTCAGGTAAGTTGTCAATTACCCAATCTGAAACCTTCACATTTTCACTTACAGACAAAATCACATCTATAGAGGAAGTGATCATTACTGCTAAGGAAAGTAAGGGTCTGACTTCGTCATCTGTGATCAGCCATCGTGCGATGCAGCATTTGCAACCCTCTAGTTTTACCGATCTTCTGGAGCTCCTTCCCGGAGGCCGATCTGGAGACCCAGTTTTAAATCAAGTTAATAAAATCAATCTTCGTGAAACTGGAAATCCTGGAAATGACTACAACACTTCCGCCATGGGAACTACATTTTTAGTAGATGGTGCTCCATTAAACTCGGGTGCTAATCTTCAATATACCTATGATTTTTTAGATAAAAACAATAATGGATTAAAAAGGCGGCTCAATCTCACTAGTGGTGTCGATATGCGAGCTATTTCTACTGATCAGATTGAAAAAGTAGAAATTATGCGTGGTATTCCTTCTGTCATTTATGGAAATCTTACCTCCGGAATCGTTAAAATCACCAACAAATCAGGATACACTCATTGGAAATCAAGGTTTAAAGCTGATGGTTACAGTAAACTATTTGCCATCAGCAAGGGGTTTGAAGATAAAAAGCATGGCCTGAAAATCAATACGGGAATCGACTATTTGAATGCTAAATCTGACCCAAGAGACCCACTTGAAAATTATAAAAGAATTACAGCCAATTTTGCTCTAATAAAGGAAAAACAACGTAGCCACGGTAACTTCAGATGGCAAACCCATCTTAGCTATACAGGTTCTCTTGATGGATCAAAGACTGATCCGGATGTAGATTTATCACAATTAAACTCTTATGAGGTCAATAATCACCTTTTGAGTCTTTCCAATGTGTTTAATTACACCAAAAATGAGCCTTCATTTTACAAATCAACAGAGGTTCAGGCTACCATCAATCAAAGATTTGACAAAATAAAGCAAACCAAGTTTATTCAGCTGGAAAATGCAACCGCTTTTCCTCTATCCAGAAATGAAGGTGAATATGATGGCTACTACCCTACAGCTCAATATATTTCAGACTATAGTGTAGATGGTAAGCCACTTGATATTTTTGTGAAGATGGTGAATGCTTTTCAATGGGATTTTAAAACCATTAAAAATGAGATCAATACAGGATTTGATTGGCAACTCAGTAAAAACTGGGGTCAGGGGCAACTATTTGATATTTATAGACCAATAGACCCTAAAGCTACGTTCAGACCACGTGCTTATCGTGATGTACCAGCCTATTCTACTGCTGCTTTATTTCTGGAAACCATCAGTACAGCAGATCTTGGCAAACACAAACTTACACTAGCATTAGGAGTAAGAGGAAATTCGATGTTGAACCTGCCGGCTCATTTTAATATGAACAGGAAGATGTATCTGGATCCAAGAACTAATCTTCAATGGGATCTGCCAACATTTAATTTAATGAATAAAAAGGCTCAGATAGCTTTAACATTGGGTTATGGTAAGCAGACCTTATTCCCGGATCTTAATCTTCTATACCCTGAATTGATCTATAAAGATGTACAGCAATTGAACTATTTCCATTCTAATCCGAATTATAGAAAAGTGAACTATAAAACCATGATCTATAATCCTCAAAATCCGGAAATAGAACCTGCTACCAATGAAAAATTTGAGGCAAGAATAGACTTTAGTTTAGGGTTCCATCAGCTATCGGTGACTGTTTTTAAAGAAAAAATGCACAATGCCTTTCGTTCTATGAATGAATATGCGGTTTATCAATATAAAAAATACGATACATCAGCACTCAATCACGATGCGATTACTTCTCCTCCTGATGTCAATACGCTTCTTTATCAAAACTTTACGGAAAATTTCATGTATTCAGCACAACGAAATGGGAGTAAAATAGATAAGGAAGGGGTGGAATTTCAGTATTCCTCCAATAGAATTCCTGTTATTAATACAAGGTTTACAGTAAGCGGAGCATGGTTCCGCACTCAATATGGCAACAGTCTTCCGGTATACAGGAGACCCGATGTATTGATCAACGGCAGACCTTATCCTTATCTCGGACTCTATAATGGAATGGAACCTAATTCTGTCAATGAAATCCTGAATACAAACTTGATGATGGATACTTATATTCCAAAATTAGATTTGATATTTTCAAGTTCTTTTCAATTTTCATGGTATTCCAGCAGAAAGATGGAATCTATGAGCGGGCTACCCAGTCATTATGTAGATCAAAATGGTAATATTTTCCCATTCAATCCTGATACAGCCCATGGAACGATCCTCGAAAGACTGATTATGGTTCAGAATGAAGACCGGTATAATGCTACAAGAAGACCTTTAGAAGCTAATCTTAACCTGAAAGTAACTAAAAGCTTCAGACACAAAACAGTTATCGTTTCGATGTTTGCTAACAGACTTTTCAGTTATTATGCGCCCTACAATGTGAATGGATTTACTATCAACAGAAAAGGAGCACAAGATCCCTATTTCGGAATGGAGATCAATTTCAATTTATAACAATTTCAAATCAATAAATTATGTTAAAACATTTAGTAAGAACACTCTTATTATTGTGTGCTGTAGTAAGTCTTGCAGCCTGTTCGTCTGATTCCGATGCCCCCGAGGCACAAGCTCAGACTACTCTAAACCTCAATCTGAGAGTTATTCCGGAGAACATTCAGGTACAAGAATACAAGTATCTTACGGTACAATTTAAAGAACTGAACACTGGATTTACAGTTACTCAGGAGCTTAAAAACACCAGTTTACTGAAAACAGTTCTTCCTATGGGAACTTATCACATTACCGTTGAAGGAAGTATTGTATATGGAGATAAATTCACGCTTATTGAGTCAAAGTAGGTGGAGTTCAAACCGGAGTGGTTATCAACGGTGCTGAACAAAGCAAAACGATTGATCTCTCACTGAAAGCAGGAAGCGGCGATCTTATTCTTGAGGAAGTATTCTTCACAGGGACTCAAACCCCACAGGGAGCGATGTATTTTGGAGACCAGTATTTTAAAATCACCAATAATACAGACCAGACATTATATGCTGACGGAATGTTATTGATACAATCAGCTTTCATGACCAATGAAAAGCAGGATTACAGCCCGAATATCATGGGAACTACATTCTCTGCGGGAGCAATTATTAGAATTCCGGGTAATGGAACTACTTATCCTGTATTGCCCGGTTCATCGATTATCATTGCAGAAGATGCTATCAATCATAAAGAATTCAACCCTTCGTCCATCAATCTTTCTCAGGCTAATTTCCAGATTTTCAAAGAAGATTCTGATGATATTGATAATCCTGCAGTTCCTAAAATGATCAATGTATTTGAGAAAATGGTTATTCACACACAAGGATATTATGCGTATGCTATAGCACGTATGCCTCCGGGAATCACCGATGAATCATTAATCAACCAGAATTCATACACTTACACCTATAATCTTACTTTTGGCGGCGAGGTTTATCCTATGGATGGAACAGCTGTTAAAATCCCGAACGGATGGATCAAGGATGCAGTTAATTTAAGTGTACAGGATTCTTTCCAATGGCTGGTAACTTCTCCTTCTTTGGATATGGGATGGACTTCTGTAACTTCTTTTGATGGTGATAAAAGCCGTTTTGGAAAAGCTGTTCGCAGAAAGGTTATCGGTAAAACTGCTGAGGGTAAAAATATTTTAAAAGACACCAACAACTCCACCGCGGATTTTGACCATGGTGTAAAACCTTCATTATTCAATTAAAATGAAACATTTTCAATCCATACTTATCCTGCCCGTCCTTTTTCTGGGTTCTGAAGCCTATGCTCAGGACAACGACTCTATCATGAAGAAAATTCGTGAAGAGTACAGCTATGAAAGGATACTCAAAAACAGGGTCAATACCAATCCTGCCAACATGCTAGATTCAAGGAAGTATCGCATTACAGTTTTTAATATATTCACTCAAAACAATGATACTCCCAATGAACTACAACAAAAAGGAAAGGGAAAAGATCTTTGGGGTGCAGAAACCCGCACTCACCAAATATTGGATCCAAAAACTGTAGTTTGGGGTAATGCTTCTTATTCGCAGGGAAAACGCAAGCAGGTAGTATGGAACGAAAATGCTGATTATGATATCATCTATCCTTATGTAGCAGCAGACAGTGTTGGCGGTGATATGAAATTTGAAAACTATGCATTTTCAGGCGGGTATTCAAAACAGATCAATACATTCACAGTAGGAATTACAGGAAGTTACAAAGCCAGTCTAAGCTATCGTGATATTGATCCAAGGCCTAAGAACACTTCTGCTCAATTCTCACTGGCTCTGGGAGCCAATAAACTGATGTTTAATCAGTTCAAAATTGGGGCTTACCTGGAAGCTGAAAAGTATACCCAAAAGCATTATTTGAGCTTTGTAAGCAATCAGGGATTTCCGATGATCTATAATATGAACGGTTTAGGAAACTACAATGCTCTTCTTTCCGGAAAACTTCGACAAGCCTATTATGAAGGCTGGTCTTACGGAGGTGGTTTACAGATCTATGAAGCGGAAAACAGGTCTTGGTTTCTTACTGCAGGAATGAAAAAGTTTAATCTTGATAAACTTCTGACGGAATATGCAGATCTTACGGCTTCCAAGATAGAGGAACAACAGTTTAATTTTTCATTGGGAAAGTTTTTTGAAACCGGTACAATCTCTTGGGGAATTTCAGCGATAGGAAACCACACCAACAGAAAGGGTACAGAGAACCTTTTTCTTAATGATAATTCAAGGAATTACATACAGATTGGTTCTGCAGAACAATACAGCCATCAGATCACTGATATTGTTTTTAAAGGCTTTTTAGAGGTGGAACATAAAAGTGCAAAATCATCATTTCTCCCTTACTTTGGATTGATTCAGGAAAAGGAAAAATATAATAATCCGCTTTCATTTATTAATTTAAATAAGCTTGTTTATGGTGCGGACTATCAATGGTTAAATACATTTAGTGATAAGCTTGCTCTTTCTGTTTCTACAGGAGTTTCTATAACTGATATTTATAAAAAAGAGGCAACGTTCAATAGTTCCGGAAAACCTGCTATTCAAAAGATGTTGCAGGAAAATTATCAATTTCAGTCTTCAGATTATTGGCAGGCAAAACTTGATATCCATTTTCATTTCAATGTTCCTGTCATTAAGAATGCTTATGTAGGAGGTAAAATGATGTACACTCATTTCAAAAACGATAACAATATGCTTTTCACAGCAACGATAGGAGCCATTTTTTAAGCAAAAAAACATGAAATTTTCAGATATTAAATTGATATTGCTGATAGGCATCATTGCTCTATTCTGCATGCAGCATACTTTACGGACGTATACCACAGATTATGGAGAAGTGGTCGCTCAATATAAAAAACCCAAACAATACTGGCCAAGACCTTCGGTAGATGCCGATGTAGATTGGAAAGAATTTGAAGCCATAGAATGGGATTCCAATTATTATGAAACCCAGGAACTTCCTGAAGTAATGCTTGGAAAAAAGCTCTTCTTTGATCCTAAACTTTCTTCATCAAGCCAGGTTTCCTGCAGCAGTTGTCATAATCCTGAATTGGGTTGGGGCGATGGACAGGAAATTGCCTTAGGTAATGACCATTTAATGGGGAAAAGAAATACTCAATCTCTTTATAATATTGCCGACAGAACGTCCTACTTCTGGGACGGACGAGCGAAAACTCTTGAAGAACAATTAGTAGGCCCTATTTCCGCTCACAACGAAATGAATATGAAACCGGAAAAACTGGCCGGGAAGCTTTCAAAATATAAAGAATACAAGCAACTTTTTAAAGATGTATATCAGGCAGAGAAAATCACATTCAATCAGATTGCCCGTGCCTTAGCTACATTTCAGCGTACCATCCAAAGCCAACCCAGTAAACTGGATAAATTCATCAAAGGAGATTATAAAGCGATGAACGATCAGGAAATCTACGGTATGCACCTGTTTCGAACCAAAGCAAGATGTATGAATTGTCATTATGGTAAAAATCTGACAGATGAGTCATTTCATAATATTGGACTTACCTATTACAAACGTGAATATGAAGATCTTGGACTTTATCATATCACCCATAATTCAAATGATGTAGGCAAGTTCAAAACGCCATCATTAAGAGATCTGAACTACACTGCTCCATGGATGCACAATGGTTTAATGGATGATCTGCATGGTGTCGTTAATCTATACAATAGCGGAATGCAAATGATTAACCCAAGCCCTGAAGAAAAGAAAGCAGATCCTAATTTTCCTATAACCGATCAAAGGATGAAGCCACTACGTCTTAATAATCAGGAAATAGATGCAATCGTGGCTTTTTTAAAAAGTATGTCAGGCAGTTATTACAAAATGCCGCGCCCAGAAATTCCAAGGCAGTAAATATTGGGCTGGAAGCTGGAAGAGGGAGGTTGGAAGTTACTATAGTTCCGATAAGTTCTGGATGTCATTTTAATTTATTGATAACTCAAACCTGATGTTTAAAAATTGAAATATTATTGTAGTCTTAAT
This is a stretch of genomic DNA from Chryseobacterium tructae. It encodes these proteins:
- a CDS encoding MFS transporter is translated as MIAALAIVGFCSCLLPFIEEFWFYKVWFAIIGACFAIGKICVFGIIRNNISDEKSLAKTMNSVEASFMIGIFVVNTGFGWLISSQYSEFWRFGFLLIAVLSAITIFLLSKTEITESAPKSNQSIFSELSGFTTPVVALFLAVIFFIVFVEQGFNSWLPSFYKNHLKVNSFFALQATSFLALFSYAGRTVTANIIRRFSLSKYYISCISLIVVLLLVILGIQYTDSEDSKMILFLFPVVGLFLSPLYPVINSKMIAVVDKEKINLFTSLIVIFSSLGSSVSSIIMAVLFGKQLLNFYPLYILCSVILLFVVSLIYFTVSKRKYRK
- a CDS encoding NUDIX hydrolase, with translation MKIKDTKSKETLQELIDTKDFVAHISVDCTIFGFHNNILKVLLLKYHDLDLWSLPGGFVFNDEDLREAAERVLYERTHLKGLFLKQFHTFGRIDRTENNVHQILLRNKGIEVPGDHWIFQRFVTVGYCSLIDFSMTNTFPDAFNESCEWFEVNNLPKMAFDHDRIIETGLEYLRMNINTEVAASNLLPEKFTMKDLQALYETILGQKFRRNNFQRKILSLNILDRLEKLYDGSANKAPYLYKFKTKVHNSTNQYPISNDEEA
- a CDS encoding acyl-CoA dehydrogenase family protein, producing MSYYPLTSIPDYYGIDALLTEEHKLIRQSIRDWVESFVMPQIDQAAQNHTDLPGLMRELGKIGALGPYIPVEYGGSGLDQISYGLIMQELERGDSAVRSAASVQSSLVMFPINEFGSEEQKMKYLPKLAAGEMIGSFGLTEPNHGSDPSSMETYFKDMGDHYLLNGAKMWITNSPLCDIAVVWAKNEEGKIQGLIVERGMEGFTTPETHNKWSLRASKTGELVFNDVKVPKENLLPGVTGLKGPLSCLNSARYGISWGVIGAAIDCHCTAVQYSKERKQFGKPIGSYQLQQKKLAEFLTEITKAQLLCLQLGTLKNEHKATPAQISMAKRNNVKMAIDIARESRQILGGMGIMGEFPMMRHAANLESVITYEGTHDVHLLITGLDITGINAF
- a CDS encoding T9SS type A sorting domain-containing protein; translated protein: MKKITTFLIGLTAPFYFAQQAGDVVSAEKKLDLTPQGVVNFIANNLGEQNAPDFVSYLNGFNVGLKGYKITYYTKNENNVLVKATGLLMYPNVNMKLSTVVSDHGTTDNRNNVPSNFKGTLTAGFVVELSYVLNGYILMAPDYVGMGTGDGVHPYVDYATESGATIDFVTAANKVLAQLGIKRYDEYFLAGYSQGAHAAMSTLKRLSISNPGNLKFKYAYMGDGPYDMSETTLKKGVLEKDIYPFSSFLANVLHSCNNTGFKTYTNDISEVISAEYLDRYNYHVVQDNGGLLWGPFLWRKLFTTNFVNEVTNNPNHKFRQCLKPKDVYDWYNKTPMTLGHSTVDLAIPPENTSKTIDVQRGYYSWWDLSKYKLDSFYWGPIGHVGGIVPFVLASNAKFNTLRSGGLFNERAAIGSIFGKQAAKASEEVPPLFSSQLKPDLGNMQLMEVTDFNKEKAVSRAATDRSLSSLKDGVYLLKVSENNQNKMLPYIKNTPKEVAENEIVQSENNAVLKLKIDQNELSAVHIFDENKNLVTTISRDQYQEKGGISLQDMDAQKYTFEVVTSYYNLQFSKNIGHRTLETSTDIFTQNKQIKARANNDIKNISIYHISGALILQQEVNAQQYESRSMEPGIYVVQMTLSNGKTINKKVKL